A region of Sugiyamaella lignohabitans strain CBS 10342 chromosome A, complete sequence DNA encodes the following proteins:
- the HEM2 gene encoding porphobilinogen synthase HEM2 (Aminolevulinate dehydratase; a homo-octameric enzyme, catalyzes the conversion of 5-aminolevulinate to porphobilinogen, the second step in heme biosynthesis; enzymatic activity is zinc-dependent; localizes to the cytoplasm and nucleus; GO_component: GO:0005737 - cytoplasm [Evidence IDA] [PMID 14562095]; GO_component: GO:0005634 - nucleus [Evidence IDA] [PMID 14562095]; GO_function: GO:0003824 - catalytic activity [Evidence IEA]; GO_function: GO:0016829 - lyase activity [Evidence IEA]; GO_function: GO:0046872 - metal ion binding [Evidence IEA,IEA]; GO_function: GO:0004655 - porphobilinogen synthase activity [Evidence IEA,IEA]; GO_function: GO:0004655 - porphobilinogen synthase activity [Evidence IDA] [PMID 2204246]; GO_function: GO:0004655 - porphobilinogen synthase activity [Evidence IMP] [PMID 2445751]; GO_function: GO:0004655 - porphobilinogen synthase activity [Evidence IMP] [PMID 323256]; GO_process: GO:0006783 - heme biosynthetic process [Evidence IEA]; GO_process: GO:0006783 - heme biosynthetic process [Evidence IMP] [PMID 14559249]; GO_process: GO:0006783 - heme biosynthetic process [Evidence IMP] [PMID 323256]; GO_process: GO:0006779 - porphyrin-containing compound biosynthetic process [Evidence IEA]; GO_process: GO:0006782 - protoporphyrinogen IX biosynthetic process [Evidence IEA]; GO_process: GO:0033014 - tetrapyrrole biosynthetic process [Evidence IEA]): MFIYPLFITDNDDEESEIASLPNQKRWGINKVLPYVETLVKKGLTSVILFGVPLKEGVKDEFGTAADDPEGPVIRTIKALRSRFPDLFVMCDVCLCEYTSHGHCGVLREDGSIIREKSVQRLAAVAVNYAKAGAHAVAPSDMIDGRIREIKQGLIDNGLAHRTLLMSYSAKFAGNLYGPFRDAAGSAPSHGDRKAYQLPPGGRGLARRALQRDINEGADAFIIKPSTFYLDIVSDAAEICRDYPIATYQVSGEFAMIHAAAEKGVVDLKQMAFEAAQGSLRAGANLLISYFTPEFLDWLD, encoded by the coding sequence acgatgacgaagaatCGGAGATTGCTTCATTACCCAATCAAAAACGATGGGGTATCAACAAAGTATTACCATATGTTGAGACACTAGTGAAAAAGGGATTAACATCAGTGATTTTATTTGGAGTTCCTTTGAAGGAAGGTGTTAAAGATGAATTTGGAACGGCAGCTGATGATCCAGAAGGTCCAGTTATTCGCACTATTAAAGCACTTCGTAGCAGGTTCCCTGATCTGTTTGTCATGTGTGACGTTTGTTTGTGTGAATACACTTCTCATGGTCACTGTGGTGTACTGAGAGAAGATGGATCGATTATCCGTGAAAAGTCTGTTCAAAGacttgctgctgtagcAGTCAATTACGCCAAAGCTGGGGCTCATGCTGTTGCTCCTTCTGATATGATTGATGGCCGTATTCGTGAGATCAAGCAGGGACTTATTGACAACGGACTGGCTCATCGTACTCTCTTAATGTCATACTCTGCCAAGTTTGCTGGTAACCTGTACGGACCATTCAGAGACGCAGCTGGAAGTGCACCATCTCACGGCGACCGTAAAGCGTACCAACTTCCACCTGGCGGCCGAGGTCTAGCCCGACGTGCTCTTCAAAGAGACATCAACGAAGGTGCCGACGcattcatcatcaaaccCTCGACATTCTACCTCGACATTGTCAGCGATGCCGCTGAAATTTGTCGTGACTACCCCATTGCCACCTACCAAGTCAGCGGAGAATTCGCCATGATCCACGCCGCAGCCGAAAAGGGCGTTGTCGACCTTAAACAAATGGCCTTCGAGGCTGCTCAAGGCTCTCTCCGAGCAGGCGCCAACCTTCTCATCTCCTACTTTACACCCGAGTTCCTCGATTGGCTCGATTAA